From a single Cyclobacterium marinum DSM 745 genomic region:
- a CDS encoding serine O-acetyltransferase, protein MDPFLSRLQKAHSLCPGCPSPKVINRFFGEVLGLMFPEHANEVLKDKDSLQVKFSGLRLQLSDILKKNVALHKADGEALASEFFDKLEKEVYDKLHEDLDAMYKGDPAAKSKTEIIRCYPGFYAISAYRVAHLLHRLGVALIPRMITEYAHSKTGVDIHPGASIGRFFCIDHATGIVIGETTIVGDRVKIYQGVTLGALSVKKEDADKKRHPTIENDVVIYAGATILGGDTVIGEGSVVGGNVWLTKSIPAKSKIYYQTKLLDDASNLTDFYVLKSEA, encoded by the coding sequence ATGGACCCATTCTTAAGCCGATTACAAAAGGCCCACAGCCTATGCCCTGGCTGTCCTTCGCCCAAGGTCATCAATCGTTTTTTTGGTGAAGTTTTAGGACTTATGTTTCCTGAACATGCCAATGAAGTATTGAAAGATAAAGATAGTTTGCAGGTTAAATTCTCCGGGTTAAGATTGCAACTCAGTGATATTCTCAAAAAAAACGTTGCGCTTCATAAGGCTGATGGAGAAGCATTGGCTAGTGAATTTTTCGATAAACTGGAGAAGGAAGTTTATGACAAATTACATGAAGATTTGGATGCCATGTATAAGGGGGATCCGGCAGCAAAGTCAAAAACTGAAATTATTCGCTGTTATCCGGGATTCTATGCAATTTCTGCCTATAGAGTAGCGCACTTGCTACATCGCTTGGGGGTTGCCTTAATACCTCGGATGATCACAGAATATGCACATAGCAAGACCGGTGTGGATATTCACCCCGGGGCAAGTATTGGAAGATTTTTTTGCATTGATCACGCCACAGGGATAGTAATTGGTGAAACCACCATTGTAGGAGATAGGGTCAAAATTTATCAAGGTGTTACGCTAGGGGCCTTGAGTGTGAAAAAAGAAGATGCTGATAAGAAAAGACATCCAACCATTGAGAACGATGTAGTTATCTATGCCGGAGCTACTATTTTGGGAGGAGATACGGTAATTGGTGAAGGAAGTGTAGTTGGGGGGAATGTTTGGCTGACGAAAAGTATTCCGGCAAAAAGTAAAATTTACTATCAAACAAAATTACTAGATGACGCCTCCAATCTCACAGATTTTTATGTGTTGAAAAGTGAAGCCTGA
- the cysM gene encoding cysteine synthase CysM, translated as MKLFELIGNTPLIELENIPVNPKVKIYCKLEGQNPGGSVKDRAAYHMIQSALDRGEITKGDKLVEATSGNTGIALAMVANLLGVEMTLLMPDNATRERVLSMEAYGAKVILTPAEKSIEYSRTLAEQMVKDQGYFMLNQFSNPDNYLAHYHTTGPEIYEATNGEITHFVSAMGTTGTIMGVSRFLKEQNPDIQIVGTQPTEGSSIPGIRRWSPEFLPKIFEPERVDQVIDVSQEQATHMTRRMAKEEGILGGMSSGGALHAAIELSKTLTSGLIVCITCDRGDRYLSSDLFG; from the coding sequence ATGAAGCTATTTGAATTAATAGGGAATACCCCTTTAATTGAACTTGAAAATATCCCTGTAAATCCTAAGGTTAAAATTTATTGCAAGCTAGAAGGGCAAAATCCCGGCGGCTCTGTAAAAGACCGTGCAGCCTACCATATGATTCAGTCTGCCTTAGATAGAGGGGAGATTACAAAAGGAGACAAATTGGTAGAAGCAACTTCCGGAAATACCGGGATAGCCTTGGCAATGGTAGCCAACCTTTTGGGGGTTGAAATGACATTGTTAATGCCCGATAACGCAACGAGAGAACGCGTGCTTTCCATGGAAGCTTATGGGGCCAAAGTTATTTTAACTCCTGCAGAAAAGTCCATTGAGTACTCCAGAACCTTGGCCGAACAAATGGTTAAGGATCAAGGCTACTTTATGCTCAATCAATTTTCTAATCCTGATAATTATTTGGCACACTACCATACTACAGGTCCGGAAATTTATGAAGCAACAAATGGAGAAATAACCCATTTTGTTTCAGCAATGGGGACGACAGGGACAATTATGGGAGTCTCCAGATTTTTAAAAGAACAAAATCCTGACATTCAAATAGTGGGGACCCAGCCTACCGAAGGTTCCAGTATCCCTGGTATTAGAAGGTGGTCACCTGAATTTTTACCTAAAATATTTGAGCCGGAAAGGGTAGACCAAGTCATTGACGTGAGCCAAGAACAAGCTACTCATATGACAAGAAGAATGGCCAAGGAAGAAGGGATTTTAGGAGGAATGAGTAGCGGTGGCGCGCTGCACGCCGCAATTGAACTATCCAAAACCTTAACTTCAGGTCTTATTGTTTGTATCACTTGTGACCGTGGTGATAGGTATTTAAGTTCCGACTTGTTCGGGTAG
- a CDS encoding metallophosphoesterase family protein — MSEWNQFTTADNTNAPYSFIYLGDIQNEILAWGSRTIRAAYAKAPKAGFMMFAGDLINDGHQDSQWIEWFESLSHIRTMKSIVPVIGNHEYDTYPNDPNEEKISMFWRPQFELPLNGPKGLEESVYYMDYKNMRLVVLNSLAALKSPENLQVQSNYLDKVLADNPQKWTVVSFHHPFFTARDGRHGNYPELREAWQPILEKYKVDLVLKGHDHVYARGAHQTKTIDVPDGQVGPVYVVSVAGPKMYGIVPEKRWMDRAAVNTQLYQVITIDGDLLQYRAYTVLDELYDAFDLQKQNSSFNLFTEHISTPKYPENRFPNGSTLR; from the coding sequence ATGAGTGAATGGAATCAATTCACTACTGCCGATAATACGAATGCCCCCTACTCTTTTATTTATTTAGGGGATATACAAAATGAGATTTTAGCTTGGGGAAGTAGAACCATAAGGGCTGCATATGCCAAAGCTCCCAAGGCGGGATTTATGATGTTTGCCGGAGATTTAATCAATGATGGACATCAGGATAGTCAATGGATAGAATGGTTTGAATCTTTAAGTCATATTCGAACGATGAAATCAATAGTACCGGTAATTGGAAACCATGAATACGACACCTACCCTAACGATCCGAATGAAGAGAAAATATCCATGTTTTGGCGACCTCAATTTGAGCTTCCGCTAAATGGTCCAAAGGGACTTGAAGAAAGTGTTTATTATATGGATTATAAGAACATGAGGCTTGTCGTTTTAAACAGCTTAGCCGCTTTAAAATCACCAGAAAATCTGCAAGTCCAAAGTAATTATCTAGATAAAGTATTGGCCGATAATCCACAAAAATGGACTGTCGTTTCATTCCACCACCCTTTTTTTACTGCAAGAGATGGCAGGCATGGAAATTATCCGGAACTACGTGAAGCCTGGCAGCCTATATTAGAAAAATACAAGGTGGATCTTGTTCTTAAAGGTCATGACCATGTATACGCCAGAGGAGCTCATCAAACCAAAACAATCGATGTTCCTGATGGGCAAGTGGGACCAGTATATGTTGTATCTGTGGCTGGCCCTAAAATGTATGGAATCGTACCTGAAAAACGCTGGATGGACAGGGCAGCTGTAAATACCCAATTGTATCAAGTGATTACGATTGATGGGGATTTGCTTCAATATCGCGCCTATACTGTTTTGGATGAGTTATATGACGCTTTTGATTTACAAAAGCAGAATAGCAGCTTCAATTTATTTACTGAGCATATCTCCACGCCAAAATATCCGGAAAATAGATTTCCTAATGGTTCAACTCTGCGCTAA
- a CDS encoding sugar phosphate isomerase/epimerase family protein produces the protein MNNRREFLIKSFFGTAGIALASTSLIKGAPAIIKNYNKPDSKINGVQIGCITYSFRSLPDQSAEATLKYVTDSGISAIELMGGPAESFAGMPESTMDNGRYNNLRRKKRDGGQLSADENKEFMELQKEAEAHAANVAAWRAKTDFKKFEKFRKMYKDAGVSIYAFKPGAFGMNNTDAEIAYGMKAARALGASHVTLEHPANDARTLKLGKMGEKNKMSVGYHGHTQQTPTFWDTALEQSPRNALNLDAGHYIAAGYTDIFELLQKKHKRILSMHTKDRQTPANGKGNLPWGEGDTPIVELLSEIQSKKYKFPATIELEYKIPEGSDAVKEVQKCFEYCRRSLA, from the coding sequence ATGAATAATAGAAGAGAGTTTTTAATTAAATCCTTTTTTGGTACTGCAGGAATTGCTTTGGCATCAACATCCTTGATTAAAGGTGCTCCTGCAATAATTAAAAACTATAATAAACCTGATTCGAAAATAAATGGCGTTCAGATCGGATGCATTACCTATTCTTTTCGATCACTTCCGGATCAAAGTGCAGAAGCAACCCTAAAATATGTTACCGACAGCGGAATCAGTGCCATAGAGTTGATGGGTGGGCCTGCTGAATCTTTTGCAGGCATGCCGGAGTCTACAATGGATAATGGTAGATATAACAACTTGCGTCGAAAGAAAAGAGATGGAGGTCAGCTATCTGCAGATGAAAACAAGGAGTTTATGGAGCTGCAAAAAGAGGCAGAAGCTCATGCTGCTAACGTAGCCGCATGGCGTGCCAAAACAGATTTCAAGAAATTCGAAAAATTTAGAAAGATGTATAAAGACGCAGGAGTCAGTATTTATGCATTTAAACCCGGTGCCTTTGGAATGAACAATACAGATGCGGAAATTGCATATGGCATGAAAGCAGCAAGAGCTTTAGGTGCGAGCCATGTTACATTAGAACATCCTGCCAATGATGCCCGGACCCTGAAGTTAGGAAAAATGGGAGAAAAGAATAAAATGTCAGTGGGCTACCATGGACATACACAGCAAACTCCTACTTTTTGGGACACGGCCTTGGAACAAAGTCCCAGAAATGCACTAAACCTTGATGCCGGCCATTATATTGCTGCCGGATATACGGATATTTTTGAATTACTTCAGAAAAAACACAAGCGCATTCTAAGCATGCATACCAAAGACCGACAAACTCCGGCAAATGGTAAAGGAAATCTTCCTTGGGGCGAAGGGGACACACCTATCGTGGAATTGTTAAGTGAAATACAAAGTAAAAAATACAAATTCCCGGCTACAATTGAACTTGAATATAAAATTCCGGAAGGTTCTGATGCGGTGAAAGAAGTACAGAAATGCTTTGAATATTGTAGAAGGTCGTTGGCCTAA
- a CDS encoding VOC family protein codes for MKLGAFSVSLAVKNLKASKEFYEKLGFTPFGGSLENHYLIMKNGDTLIGLFEGMFEDNILTFNPGWDADANEIEDYQDVREIQQNLKKQGLKFEREADENGKGPDNFVIKDPDGNIILVDQHVG; via the coding sequence ATGAAACTAGGTGCATTTTCAGTTAGTCTGGCAGTTAAAAATTTAAAAGCCTCCAAAGAATTTTATGAGAAACTGGGCTTTACTCCATTCGGTGGTTCTTTAGAGAATCATTACCTGATCATGAAAAATGGAGATACATTAATAGGCCTTTTTGAAGGAATGTTTGAAGATAATATCTTGACTTTTAATCCCGGCTGGGATGCTGATGCCAATGAGATTGAAGATTACCAAGATGTTAGAGAAATTCAACAAAATTTAAAAAAACAAGGCCTTAAATTTGAAAGGGAAGCCGATGAAAATGGAAAAGGCCCTGATAATTTTGTTATTAAAGATCCTGATGGTAACATTATCCTCGTTGACCAACATGTAGGTTAG
- a CDS encoding helix-turn-helix transcriptional regulator has protein sequence MNRLNRLTAILTQLQSKRHLPAEEIANRFEISLRTVYRDIRALEEAGVPITGEAGKGYTLVEGYRLPPVMFDEKEAFSLLLAEKVIEKFTDKEISQHFQSALIKIKSVLKDQQKLAIDHLDEQVIYYKHELTTPSKNEKAIQRIMSALATGKVLQFDYISFIKEENTSRAVEPIGMYYSLGNWYLIGYCKLRKDYRTFRIDRIQKINITEEYFTTNHPSLKSYLKKMEEGNHLIKITIQMDPSHVKYIETHKYNQGFVMQEKVEDKVQLTFMVGSMEFFARWIISIGDIVTIISPKTLSDRMSTLLNNMTEKLKEAKYH, from the coding sequence ATGAACAGATTAAATCGACTTACAGCCATCTTAACCCAACTGCAGAGCAAAAGACACCTCCCTGCAGAAGAAATTGCCAATAGATTTGAAATAAGTCTCCGGACTGTATACCGAGACATACGGGCGCTTGAAGAGGCCGGGGTCCCGATAACAGGTGAAGCAGGTAAAGGATATACCTTGGTAGAAGGTTATCGTTTACCACCGGTGATGTTTGATGAAAAAGAGGCCTTTTCTTTATTACTAGCAGAAAAAGTAATCGAAAAATTTACAGATAAGGAAATTAGTCAACACTTTCAATCCGCACTTATCAAAATTAAATCAGTGTTGAAAGATCAGCAAAAATTAGCCATTGATCACTTAGACGAACAAGTAATTTATTATAAACATGAACTGACTACCCCTTCGAAAAACGAAAAAGCCATTCAGCGCATTATGTCTGCCTTAGCCACCGGTAAGGTTCTACAATTTGATTACATTTCCTTTATTAAAGAAGAAAATACAAGCCGGGCTGTTGAACCTATAGGCATGTACTATTCTCTAGGAAACTGGTACCTTATTGGCTATTGTAAACTTAGAAAAGACTATAGAACATTTAGGATTGATCGCATACAGAAAATTAATATCACTGAGGAATATTTCACTACCAACCACCCCTCTTTGAAATCCTACTTAAAAAAAATGGAGGAAGGTAATCATCTTATAAAAATAACCATTCAGATGGATCCTTCTCATGTAAAGTATATTGAAACCCATAAATACAATCAAGGTTTCGTCATGCAAGAAAAAGTAGAGGATAAAGTCCAACTCACTTTTATGGTTGGCTCAATGGAATTTTTTGCCCGCTGGATAATATCCATCGGGGACATTGTCACGATTATTTCCCCAAAAACTCTTTCAGACAGAATGTCTACATTGCTGAATAATATGACAGAAAAACTGAAAGAAGCAAAATATCACTAA
- a CDS encoding DinB family protein has protein sequence METKTQQMIISQEQLLKHWQGHRGLTRRVIETFPEEQLFNFTIGEMRPFGEMVQELLGIAGPGIKGLVTRKWEPLKEEFAVENSKKRLLELWDQATVEIDEWFPKLTTDDFQETVLAFGQYENKIYCTLMYFIDNEIHHRGQGYVYLRALGLEPPYFWEH, from the coding sequence ATGGAAACGAAAACACAGCAAATGATTATTTCACAAGAACAGTTACTAAAGCACTGGCAAGGACATCGTGGGCTCACCCGCAGGGTAATTGAAACTTTTCCTGAGGAGCAACTTTTCAATTTTACAATCGGGGAAATGAGGCCTTTTGGTGAGATGGTACAGGAGTTATTAGGAATAGCAGGACCTGGAATTAAAGGTTTGGTGACACGTAAATGGGAACCGCTTAAAGAAGAATTTGCAGTAGAAAATAGCAAAAAAAGGTTATTAGAACTTTGGGACCAAGCTACTGTTGAAATAGACGAGTGGTTTCCAAAGCTTACAACGGATGATTTCCAAGAAACCGTGTTGGCTTTTGGGCAATATGAAAATAAAATTTATTGCACCTTAATGTATTTTATAGACAATGAGATACATCATAGAGGGCAAGGTTACGTTTATCTCAGGGCATTGGGGTTGGAGCCACCCTATTTTTGGGAGCATTAA
- the lysS gene encoding lysine--tRNA ligase: MQLLNEQEIERRKDREALLNLGIDPYPALSFPINATAADIHQNYNNRKNDYKGITIAGRLMTRRIMGSASFAEIQDSTGRLQIYVRRDDLCPDEDKTLYNKVFKKLLGIGDFIGLKGFIFTTQTGEISLHVQEFTLLSKSVKPLPVVKRDDEGNVFDGFTDPELRYRQRYVDLIVNPEVKETFVTRSKIISTMRNYFDDHGWMEVETPILQQVHGGAAAKPFETHHNALDTPLFLRIANELYLKRLIVGGFEGVYEIGKMFRNEGMDRTHNPEFTSMEIYVAYKDYIWMMEMVEDLIAKIANRVLGTTQAKVGDKVIEFEGPYRRLSMFESIQEYTGIDVSQMDEKELRALCSEMDIEVDDSMGKGKLIDEIFGEKVEEHLIQPTYITDYPIEMTPLAKKHRSKPGLVERFELFVNGKEIANAYTELNDPIDQRERFEDQLKLAQRGDDEAMAMDEDFLRALEYGMPPTSGLGIGIDRLCMMLTNQSTIQEVLFFPQMKPEKKIKIASDEDFIELGINPGLIPAIRELNIHTIEQLKGLNPNKLFNDVCGKKKKLKLDVPNPSKEEVSNWING; the protein is encoded by the coding sequence ATGCAATTACTGAACGAACAGGAGATAGAAAGAAGAAAAGACCGGGAGGCATTACTGAATTTGGGAATAGACCCCTATCCGGCACTCTCCTTTCCGATCAATGCCACGGCCGCAGACATCCATCAAAACTACAACAATCGCAAAAACGATTATAAGGGAATTACTATTGCCGGTAGACTAATGACCAGAAGAATCATGGGCTCTGCAAGTTTTGCAGAAATTCAAGACAGCACGGGTCGGCTTCAAATTTACGTAAGGAGAGATGACCTTTGCCCTGATGAAGACAAAACCCTTTACAACAAAGTGTTTAAGAAGCTTTTAGGAATAGGGGACTTTATAGGCCTCAAAGGCTTTATTTTCACTACTCAAACCGGTGAAATTTCTTTACATGTTCAGGAGTTCACTTTATTATCTAAATCAGTAAAGCCTCTCCCGGTGGTAAAAAGAGATGATGAAGGCAATGTATTTGATGGATTTACAGATCCTGAGCTTAGGTACAGACAACGGTATGTAGACCTTATTGTTAACCCTGAGGTAAAAGAAACCTTCGTCACAAGGTCCAAAATCATTTCCACCATGAGAAATTATTTTGATGACCATGGCTGGATGGAAGTGGAGACCCCTATTTTGCAACAAGTACATGGAGGAGCGGCTGCAAAACCTTTTGAAACACATCACAATGCCTTGGACACCCCTTTATTCCTTAGGATAGCCAATGAGCTTTACCTAAAGCGACTAATTGTAGGTGGTTTTGAAGGGGTCTATGAAATCGGTAAAATGTTCCGTAATGAGGGCATGGACAGAACCCACAATCCGGAATTTACATCCATGGAAATTTATGTGGCCTATAAGGACTACATCTGGATGATGGAAATGGTGGAAGACTTAATTGCTAAAATTGCAAACCGGGTATTGGGTACGACACAAGCAAAAGTTGGGGATAAGGTAATAGAGTTTGAAGGACCTTATAGAAGATTGTCAATGTTTGAATCTATTCAGGAATATACCGGAATAGATGTCAGTCAAATGGACGAAAAAGAACTCAGGGCGCTATGTAGTGAAATGGATATTGAGGTCGATGATAGCATGGGCAAAGGCAAGTTGATTGATGAAATCTTTGGAGAGAAGGTGGAAGAACACCTGATCCAACCAACCTATATCACAGACTATCCAATAGAAATGACTCCCCTTGCTAAAAAGCACCGAAGCAAACCGGGACTTGTGGAAAGATTCGAATTATTTGTCAATGGTAAAGAGATTGCAAATGCATATACCGAATTGAACGACCCTATAGACCAAAGAGAGCGATTTGAAGATCAACTCAAGTTGGCGCAAAGAGGAGATGACGAGGCCATGGCCATGGATGAAGATTTTCTTCGTGCCCTCGAATATGGCATGCCACCAACATCCGGCTTAGGTATTGGAATAGACCGACTTTGCATGATGCTTACAAACCAAAGCACCATTCAGGAAGTCTTGTTTTTCCCTCAAATGAAACCAGAGAAAAAGATAAAAATAGCATCTGATGAAGACTTTATTGAATTGGGAATAAACCCAGGTCTTATTCCGGCCATCAGAGAATTAAACATCCATACCATTGAGCAGTTGAAGGGGTTAAACCCTAACAAACTTTTCAACGATGTATGCGGAAAAAAGAAAAAACTAAAACTAGATGTACCCAACCCAAGTAAGGAAGAGGTGTCTAACTGGATTAATGGCTAA
- a CDS encoding proline dehydrogenase family protein gives MGIKLGFSFDNLKIAFAHLSINDLKRMQKLYRLMRYPFIVRLGIFFVKISLNLGLPIKAPLKRTIFEQFCGGESFETSQKTVESLGKYGVSSVLDYSVEGKEEDHILEATMEEILNSIHKAKGNALIPFAVFKVSGIAPSSILAKVQSKQELLPKERKRIDEAKERVFKLCEAASKSGVKLMVDGEESWFQAVTDHWILEAMKTYNKEEAIIYNTFQMYRKVMSRRLRDAHHEAVANSFYLGVKLVRGAYMEKERQKAKKEGYPDPIHATKEATDNAFNIALQFCINNKQRIYLVNGTHNELSNTILAELMELHGLKKGDRRFYFSQLYGMSDHISFNLANAGYNVVKYVPYGPVKEVLPYLGRRIKENSGISDQVIKEKTMVENEILRRKNLKIA, from the coding sequence ATGGGAATAAAACTTGGATTTTCTTTCGACAATCTAAAAATAGCTTTTGCTCACCTTAGCATCAATGATCTTAAGAGAATGCAAAAGCTTTATCGGTTGATGAGATACCCTTTTATAGTAAGGCTGGGGATTTTCTTTGTCAAAATCTCTTTAAACCTTGGATTACCTATAAAAGCACCTCTAAAAAGAACGATATTCGAGCAGTTTTGTGGTGGAGAAAGTTTTGAAACTTCACAAAAAACTGTAGAAAGTTTAGGCAAGTATGGGGTAAGTTCTGTGTTGGATTATTCAGTTGAAGGGAAAGAAGAAGATCACATCCTAGAGGCGACAATGGAAGAAATTCTAAATTCGATCCATAAGGCCAAGGGCAATGCTTTGATCCCTTTTGCCGTCTTCAAGGTTTCGGGCATAGCCCCCTCTTCAATATTAGCCAAAGTTCAAAGCAAACAAGAGCTTTTACCTAAAGAGAGAAAAAGAATTGATGAGGCGAAAGAAAGAGTGTTTAAGCTCTGTGAAGCTGCATCGAAATCCGGAGTGAAGCTAATGGTGGATGGTGAGGAAAGCTGGTTTCAAGCAGTAACAGATCACTGGATACTAGAGGCCATGAAAACATACAATAAGGAAGAAGCAATCATTTATAACACCTTCCAGATGTACAGAAAGGTCATGAGCAGAAGGTTAAGAGATGCCCATCATGAAGCAGTAGCCAATAGCTTTTATCTTGGGGTAAAACTTGTAAGAGGGGCATACATGGAAAAAGAAAGACAGAAGGCAAAAAAGGAAGGCTATCCTGACCCCATCCATGCAACGAAAGAAGCAACAGACAATGCATTTAATATAGCATTGCAATTTTGCATCAATAATAAACAGAGAATTTACCTTGTTAACGGGACCCACAATGAATTAAGCAATACCATACTTGCAGAGTTAATGGAATTGCATGGTTTGAAAAAGGGGGACAGGAGGTTTTATTTCTCCCAACTCTATGGAATGAGTGACCATATAAGTTTTAATTTGGCCAATGCAGGTTATAATGTGGTCAAATATGTACCCTATGGACCGGTAAAGGAAGTACTCCCTTACCTTGGTAGGAGAATTAAGGAAAATTCAGGAATTTCTGACCAGGTTATAAAAGAAAAAACGATGGTCGAAAATGAAATTTTGAGAAGAAAAAATCTAAAAATAGCATAA
- a CDS encoding nucleoside hydrolase — MCKMNLRNPSLSRFVFGLLFLVFFLLIEYSMAQTEKVILDTDMGSDCDDVGAMALLHHFADQGKVEILGVIFSSGKIPFGVGIIEAINVYYGRNQIPIGASHDLSFGDPKDKMQAEKLAKDTAAYKNTLIHNHEAFEQTKLNRKLLAEAQDNSITYITIGHTKGLYELLRSIPDNISPLNGYDLVNKKIKRWVALGALGASNENVGAVKDWNFYKNNSAIYTDFLIDQFPKPAYFVDAGAKVYTGKSLDTLSAGNILRTAYRDWLWNMEKKTLIEQRPSWDLVTVYYAVMGPDKFFEELAPGVLVFDLKEGSRWVRHRVNPLHHFILQKQGNDRDFAKILNTAIAAKPLNTTLK; from the coding sequence ATGTGTAAAATGAATTTGAGAAATCCTTCTTTAAGCAGGTTTGTCTTTGGGTTACTTTTTCTTGTCTTTTTTTTGCTGATAGAATATTCTATGGCCCAAACTGAGAAAGTAATTTTGGATACAGATATGGGTTCTGACTGCGATGATGTGGGAGCCATGGCGCTATTGCATCATTTTGCTGACCAAGGTAAGGTGGAAATCCTAGGGGTCATATTTAGCTCCGGAAAAATCCCTTTTGGGGTAGGAATAATTGAGGCGATCAATGTCTATTATGGAAGAAACCAAATTCCTATTGGTGCCAGCCATGACTTGAGTTTTGGGGATCCTAAGGATAAAATGCAAGCTGAAAAACTTGCCAAGGATACAGCAGCTTATAAAAATACATTGATTCATAACCATGAAGCTTTCGAACAAACCAAATTGAATAGGAAATTGCTCGCTGAAGCGCAAGATAATTCCATAACTTATATTACCATTGGACATACCAAGGGTTTGTATGAATTGTTAAGGTCCATTCCTGACAACATATCACCTTTGAACGGTTATGATTTGGTGAATAAGAAAATTAAAAGATGGGTGGCTTTGGGTGCTTTGGGAGCTTCGAATGAAAACGTTGGAGCGGTAAAAGATTGGAATTTTTACAAAAATAATTCAGCAATCTATACAGATTTTTTAATAGACCAATTTCCAAAACCTGCTTACTTCGTGGATGCCGGAGCCAAAGTTTATACAGGGAAGTCCTTGGACACGCTAAGTGCAGGTAATATTTTAAGAACCGCCTACAGGGATTGGCTATGGAATATGGAGAAGAAAACTTTAATAGAGCAAAGGCCGAGTTGGGATCTTGTTACAGTATATTATGCAGTTATGGGCCCGGATAAGTTTTTTGAAGAATTGGCACCCGGGGTTCTGGTATTTGATTTGAAGGAGGGGAGTCGTTGGGTAAGGCATCGTGTAAATCCCCTCCATCATTTTATTCTTCAGAAGCAAGGAAATGATAGGGACTTTGCAAAAATCTTAAATACCGCCATTGCTGCTAAACCCTTAAATACTACTCTCAAATGA
- a CDS encoding chorismate mutase has translation MENHLQTKDWGLGLNNEHLIIAGPCSAETPEQIEKVCQDMITANVIPDVFRAGIWKPRTRPGSFEGIGEDGLKWMEIVREKLNIPITTEVGNAAHVEMALKHDVDILWIGARTTVNPFAVQEIADALKGVDIPVMVKNPMNPDLELWRGALERLQAVGINKLAAIHRGFSDAYDKKFRNKPNWSMPIHLKRLWKGMQVINDPSHIVGNRKGILETSQRAINFGLDGLMIETHHDPDNAWSDAKQQVTPQQLRDILDKIDFKHPVENEHPSEKLQDLRNAVDHLDDQLLDLLAERFAIIDQIGAHKRENNLTVFQADRWKQVMESRTKNGVDKNLSEKFMKELLYCIHEESVKRQEKKLREDISEKKSV, from the coding sequence ATGGAAAATCACTTACAAACAAAAGACTGGGGTTTAGGCCTTAACAATGAGCACCTGATTATTGCAGGGCCATGTAGTGCCGAAACTCCTGAGCAGATCGAGAAGGTTTGCCAAGACATGATCACCGCCAATGTTATCCCTGATGTGTTCAGAGCAGGTATTTGGAAGCCAAGAACTAGGCCGGGAAGTTTCGAAGGTATCGGAGAAGATGGATTGAAGTGGATGGAAATCGTACGTGAAAAACTTAATATTCCTATCACCACAGAGGTAGGGAATGCAGCACACGTAGAAATGGCTTTGAAGCATGATGTAGACATTCTTTGGATAGGAGCTAGAACTACTGTAAACCCTTTCGCAGTTCAAGAGATTGCAGACGCTCTTAAAGGTGTGGATATTCCTGTAATGGTGAAAAACCCAATGAACCCTGATCTTGAACTTTGGAGAGGTGCATTGGAAAGGCTTCAAGCTGTAGGAATTAATAAGCTTGCTGCAATCCACAGAGGGTTCAGTGATGCTTATGACAAGAAATTCCGTAACAAGCCTAACTGGTCTATGCCGATTCATTTGAAAAGGTTATGGAAAGGAATGCAAGTAATCAATGATCCTAGTCATATTGTAGGTAACAGGAAAGGAATTCTTGAAACATCTCAACGTGCGATTAATTTCGGTTTAGATGGTTTAATGATTGAAACACACCATGATCCTGATAATGCATGGAGTGATGCCAAACAACAAGTAACTCCTCAGCAACTTAGGGATATTTTGGACAAAATTGATTTCAAACATCCTGTAGAAAATGAGCATCCTTCAGAAAAACTTCAAGATTTAAGAAATGCTGTTGATCACCTAGATGACCAATTGCTAGATCTTTTGGCCGAGAGATTTGCTATTATTGATCAAATTGGTGCACACAAACGTGAAAATAATCTAACTGTTTTTCAGGCAGATCGCTGGAAGCAAGTGATGGAATCCAGAACCAAGAATGGTGTGGACAAAAACCTTAGCGAAAAATTCATGAAAGAATTACTTTATTGCATTCATGAAGAATCTGTAAAGCGTCAAGAAAAAAAATTACGAGAAGACATTTCTGAGAAGAAATCAGTTTGA